The Candidatus Thermoplasmatota archaeon genomic interval GAACCCCTACGTAGACGTGCGGATACCGACGGGCATGGGCTTTGCGAGGAACGCCATCATCGCGGTGGCTTCGGACGTGCTCATAGCCATCGGCGGGCGGTACGGGACGCTGTCGGAGATCGCGCATGCGCTGAACCTGGGCAAGAGGGTCATAGGCCTCAGGACATGGGGTCTCGAGCGGATCGACGAGAGCGGCGAGAACTTCATCCCCGCCAAAGATGCGGAGGAGGCGGTACGCCTCGCGGTGCGGGAAGCGAGCCTGTCTAGCCGTTAGCAACCGCAGGGCTCTGGCCGCTCGACGTGACGACCTTTGTAGATATCAGCAGCGCTCCGAAGACGAAGCCGCCGAGCCACCCTGCCAGCGAGCCCGTGAGGAGCCTTGCCGCATTCGTGCTCTCGTATCCCGTGAAGAGCTGAAGCCCGCCGTCGAGGGCCAAAGGGATGAGAAAGACGGCGAGGGTGATGACGAGAAACCAGAACTCGGGTATCCTTCCCTCGACGAGCGACCTGGCCCTCCCGGGAAGCATGCGGATGAGCATCCTCGAGACGCTCGAGGCGGGCCTGGCGACCATGGCTATGAAGAGGCCTATCGTGGCGAACAGGAAGATGCCGGTGTCGCGCGAGCAGACGGGCATCTGGTTGCCGGCGACGTAGAAGGACCTGTTCGAGATCTGATGACATTCGACATCGCCTATGTAGTAGACGATCGCATGCGGAAGCGGGAGCTCGGCCCAGAGCGCCTCGTAGTCAACGTGATTGGCCAGACCATCGAGATCGGCGACCTCGCCGGAAGGAAGCGTGGCGGGCGCAAGGAAGATGGCCACCGTCCAGACGAGCGAGACTATGGAAAGGACGAGGACGATCTTGCTGTAGAGCATCCTTGAGAGAAGAGGGTGTGCCATGTCCGTCCAAGCATGCCCGATGGGAGATATCAATCTTCTGCAGCGCAGAAGGATTTTTATTCGTGTTCCCGATTACAAGTCGGTGATGGTTTTGGCAACGCAAGAAGGAGCCCAAGCTGGAGAAACTCCGACCTATGGTGAGCCCGGACAGCAGCAGTATCAGCCGTACCCGCAGCAA includes:
- a CDS encoding TIGR00725 family protein; the encoded protein is MVDMERAVMIIGVIGGGDVSKEVGELAKDVGRRIAESGAVLLCGGRGGVMEMACKGAKEAGGLTVGILPTADPDDANPYVDVRIPTGMGFARNAIIAVASDVLIAIGGRYGTLSEIAHALNLGKRVIGLRTWGLERIDESGENFIPAKDAEEAVRLAVREASLSSR
- a CDS encoding DUF2085 domain-containing protein, whose product is MAHPLLSRMLYSKIVLVLSIVSLVWTVAIFLAPATLPSGEVADLDGLANHVDYEALWAELPLPHAIVYYIGDVECHQISNRSFYVAGNQMPVCSRDTGIFLFATIGLFIAMVARPASSVSRMLIRMLPGRARSLVEGRIPEFWFLVITLAVFLIPLALDGGLQLFTGYESTNAARLLTGSLAGWLGGFVFGALLISTKVVTSSGQSPAVANG